A single Candidatus Paceibacterota bacterium DNA region contains:
- a CDS encoding FtsW/RodA/SpoVE family cell cycle protein — MKPIIEKVLGEANPEKISSRIQSIDWVLFFATIPIIAAGLITMNSFVSESYFFNKQLISILFALAVFFIFSRIDFRFLRRTRVVIILFGISVGSLALLFLLGITSRGAQSWFRIGLFAFQPADIAKLVLIIILAKYFSRRHIEIAHVRHIFVSGLYAFALFVLVLLQPDLGSAVILFLVWFGMVLVSGISKKHLFLVFMIGVVSFFGLWHYAFKPYQKERIKNFINPLADVRGSGYNAYQSTIAVGAGRVLGKGIGLGTQSRLQFLPEYQTDFVFAAFAEEWGFVGVIFLFLCFGVVIWRVLSNALHGATNFEILFGVGLAVLLMSHFIIHVGMNMGLLPVTGLPLPFMSYGGSHLLTEFAGLGILMGMRRYSRDVHKDSLENEFLGA; from the coding sequence ATGAAACCGATCATTGAAAAAGTCCTGGGTGAAGCGAATCCAGAGAAAATTTCTTCTAGGATTCAATCGATCGATTGGGTGCTTTTTTTCGCTACCATCCCGATTATTGCAGCTGGCCTTATTACTATGAACTCGTTTGTAAGCGAGAGTTATTTTTTTAACAAACAGCTCATCTCGATTCTTTTTGCGCTCGCAGTTTTTTTTATTTTCAGCAGGATTGATTTTCGTTTCTTGCGGAGGACTCGGGTTGTCATCATTCTTTTCGGGATTTCAGTGGGATCGCTCGCGCTTTTGTTTCTTCTCGGGATAACGTCTCGCGGAGCTCAAAGCTGGTTTCGCATCGGTCTTTTTGCCTTTCAACCCGCGGATATTGCAAAATTAGTGCTCATTATCATTCTCGCGAAATATTTTTCCCGCCGGCATATCGAGATCGCCCACGTGAGGCACATTTTTGTCTCCGGTCTCTATGCTTTTGCATTATTTGTGCTTGTGCTTCTTCAGCCAGACCTCGGTTCAGCCGTCATTCTATTTCTTGTGTGGTTTGGAATGGTGTTGGTCTCAGGGATTTCGAAGAAGCACCTTTTTCTTGTCTTTATGATAGGGGTTGTCTCTTTTTTTGGTCTTTGGCATTACGCGTTCAAACCGTATCAGAAAGAGCGAATAAAAAATTTTATCAATCCCTTGGCTGATGTGCGTGGTTCTGGATACAATGCATATCAATCTACTATCGCGGTTGGAGCGGGAAGGGTGTTGGGAAAAGGTATTGGTCTCGGCACCCAATCGCGTCTCCAATTCCTCCCTGAATATCAAACAGACTTTGTTTTTGCGGCTTTTGCAGAGGAGTGGGGATTTGTCGGCGTTATCTTCTTATTCCTTTGTTTTGGAGTAGTGATTTGGCGCGTACTTTCGAATGCGCTTCATGGTGCTACGAATTTTGAAATTCTTTTCGGGGTAGGGCTTGCGGTGCTTCTTATGTCCCACTTTATCATTCACGTGGGCATGAATATGGGGCTTTTACCGGTCACTGGATTGCCGCTTCCATTCATGAGTTACGGGGGATCGCACCTTCTTACAGAATTTGCAGGCCTAGGCATTCTCATGGGAATGCGCCGCTATAGCAGAGATGTTCATAAAGATTCTCTTGAGAATGAATTTTTAGGAGCTTGA